A genomic window from Phoenix dactylifera cultivar Barhee BC4 chromosome 7, palm_55x_up_171113_PBpolish2nd_filt_p, whole genome shotgun sequence includes:
- the LOC103717183 gene encoding transcription factor HEC3-like, translated as MDNMTNNASTSSSWDLERTMGNHLLFDHAPLELIHPIDPFQAHVPSPSLPAAAQMEVQSNVEGGEHEEDEEERLGAMKEMMYKIASMQPVDIDPSTIKKPQRRNVRISDDPQSIAARHRRERISERIRILQRLVPGGTKMDTASMLDEAIRYVKFLKRQVHELQSSSPPPHIAQVIAGHPASSMDWPVRWNPHASSSSSTMGAPPELGFGFDGPSGHRMN; from the coding sequence ATGGATAATATGACCAACAACGCTAGCACCAGCAGCTCTTGGGATCTTGAGAGGACTATGGGGAACCATCTCCTGTTTGATCATGCTCCCTTGGAATTGATCCATCCCATCGATCCATTTCAGGCTCATGTCCCTTCTCCAAGCTTACCTGCAGCAGCCCAAATGGAAGTCCAAAGCAACGTGGAAGGAGGAGAGCatgaggaggatgaagaggaaAGGTTGGGAGCAATGAAGGAGATGATGTACAAGATCGCATCCATGCAGCCGGTGGACATCGACCCCTCGACGATCAAGAAGCCCCAGCGACGGAATGTACGGATCAGCGACGACCCGCAGAGCATCGCCGCCCGCCACCGGAGGGAGAGGATCAGCGAGAGGATCAGGATCCTCCAGCGGCTGGTCCCGGGGGGCACAAAGATGGACACTGCATCGATGCTCGATGAGGCGATACGGTACGTCAAGTTCCTCAAGAGGCAGGTGCACGAGCTCCAATCCAGCTCCCCACCACCACATATCGCACAAGTTATCGCCGGCCATCCAGCCAGCTCCATGGACTGGCCTGTGAGGTGGAACCCTCATGCCTCATCTTCCTCCTCCACCATGGGAGCTCCTCCTGAATTAGGGTTTGGTTTCGATGGTCCCAGCGGCCACCGGATGAACTGA
- the LOC103717182 gene encoding probable pectinesterase/pectinesterase inhibitor 51, which translates to MASLISLLLLLLSTAPTDGGVHHNDHHGHRSSLSNHTTSDAPSSQIRQACKATRFPEACESTLSHSPFLPPNPSPFDLILAAANASAAGIQTARSMLQSILNASENASDHNRTKAATSCLEFLSYSDRRLSAAFFRAFPTGALADARAWASAALLYQYECWSGLKYLNGTTQVADAMAFLPNQSSNAVGMLAALQRYGADTALWGPPQTERDGYWADHEGSFSFSAAASAGTKDPSPDFMVCKDGGCGYLTVQAAVDHAPVGSAGRFVIYIKAGVYEETIRVPYDKTNLEFVGDGMGKTIITGSLNVGMLGVSTYNTATVGVSGDGFRARNLTIANTAGPDAHQAVAFRSDSDLSILDTVELLGHQDTLYAHSLRQLYRNCRISGTVDFVFGNSAAVFESCLLLFLPRQLNPEHGESSTLSAHGRTDPVQSTGFVFRRCVVNGSDEYVALYRRNPAVHRAYLGRPWKEYSRTVFVETYMEAIVRAEGWLPWDGDFALNTLFYGEFGSSGPGANMSARVPWSSQIPEEHLCTYSLDNFIQGNEWVCSNQTVGEVSRR; encoded by the exons atgGCCTCCCTCATCTCCCTtctgcttctcctcctctccaccgCCCCCACCGATGGCGGCGTCCACCACAACGATCACCACGGCCACCGCTCTTCCCTCTCCAACCATACAACCTCCGACGCGCCCTCTTCTCAGATCCGCCAGGCGTGCAAGGCCACCCGCTTCCCGGAAGCCTGCGAGTCCACCCTCTCCCATTCCCCGTTCCTCCCCCCCAACCCCTCCCCCTTCGACCTCATCCTCGCCGCCGCCAACGCTTCCGCCGCCGGCATCCAGACCGCCCGCTCCATGCTCCAGTCCATCCTCAACGCCTCCGAAAATGCCTCTGACCACAACCGCACCAAGGCCGCCACCAGCTGCCTCGAGTTCCTCTCCTACTCCGACCGCCGCCTCTCCGCTGCCTTCTTCCGCGCCTTCCCCACCGGCGCCCTCGCCGACGCCCGCGCCTGGGCCAGCGCCGCCCTTCTCTACCAGTACGAATGCTGGTCCGGCCTCAAGTACCTCAACGGAACCACCCAGGTTGCGGACGCCATGGCCTTCCTCCCCAACCAGAGCAGCAACGCCGTTGGTATGCTAGCCGCCCTCCAGCGCTACGGCGCCGACACCGCCCTCTGGGGCCCGCCCCAGACAGAGCGCGACGGCTACTGGGCCGACCACGAGGGATCGTTCTCCTTCTCCGCCGCCGCCAGCGCCGGGACGAAGGACCCGAGCCCGGATTTCATGGTGTGCAAGGACGGGGGCTGCGGCTACCTCACGGTCCAGGCGGCGGTCGACCACGCGCCGGTAGGATCGGCGGGACGGTTCGTGATTTATATTAAGGCCGGGGTCTACGAGGAGACGATTCGGGTGCCGTACGATAAGACCAATTTGGAATTCGTCGGGGATGGGATGGGCAAAACCATTATTACGGGGTCTCTCAACGTCGGCATGCTCGGTGTCAGCACCTACAACACGGCGACTGTCG GTGTCAGTGGCGACGGATTCCGAGCCCGGAACCTGACCATCGCCAACACGGCGGGCCCGGACGCCCACCAGGCCGTGGCCTTCCGCTCCGACAGCGACCTCTCCATCCTCGACACCGTCGAACTCCTCGGCCACCAGGACACCCTCTACGCCCACTCCCTCCGCCAGCTCTACCGCAACTGCCGCATCTCCGGCACAGTCGACTTCGTCTTCGGCAACTCCGCCGCCGTCTTCGAGAgctgcctcctcctcttcctcccccgCCAGCTCAACCCAGAGCACGGCGAGTCCAGCACTCTCTCCGCCCACGGCCGCACCGACCCCGTCCAATCCACCGGCTTCGTCTTCCGCCGCTGCGTCGTCAACGGCAGCGACGAGTACGTCGCGCTGTACCGCCGGAATCCCGCCGTCCACCGGGCCTACCTCGGGCGGCCGTGGAAGGAGTACTCGAGGACCGTGTTCGTCGAGACCTACATGGAGGCCATTGTAAGGGCGGAAGGGTGGCTGCCGTGGGACGGTGACTTCGCGCTCAACACGCTGTTCTACGGCGAGTTCGGGAGCTCGGGGCCTGGGGCGAACATGTCGGCGAGGGTGCCGTGGAGCAGCCAGATACCGGAGGAGCATTTATGTACCTACTCGCTGGACAATTTTATCCAGGGGAATGAGTGGGTGTGCTCCAATCAAACAGTAGGAGAAGTTAGCAGGCGATAA
- the LOC103717184 gene encoding leucine-rich repeat extensin-like protein 3, whose amino-acid sequence MSNIPSPQSFGFPPFFPPPLPPKVVARPTPPSFHPHRSSPPPPKVPPPAPSSPPPRRSPPAPKMPPPTPSPPPRRAPPPPAPSLPPPRTPPPPSPSKLAPPPPRKMAPPPTTPASPPPRPLPPPISPPLIPPPPPPHVAPPPPPSPIPHHTVIIIVFASLGSMLFLAFLVAALCCSLKKKKKEMAQETEVVNVEDNIHVHETIIPGPHGQQVVAMSVDEDIKVQEVMKKNELVEEASGTKLGLQPPQTSDGDAAVPIGSKHHHLLEHKG is encoded by the coding sequence ATGTCTAACATCCCCTCTCCCCAGAGCTTTGGCTTTCCACCGTTCTTCCCCCCACCACTCCCTCCGAAGGTAGTGGCTCGACCCACACCACCTTCATTCCATCCTCACCGCTCCTCCCCGCCTCCTCCAAAGGTGCCTCCACCCGCACCATCATCCCCACCACCTCGCCGCTCCCCGCCTGCACCCAAGATGCCACCACCCACACCGTCACCGCCACCTCGCCGCGCCCCGCCTCCACCTGCACCATCACTACCACCTCCCCGCACTCCGCCGCCACCCTCACCTTCGAAGCTCGCACCGCCACCGCCACGAAAGATGGCTCCACCTCCAACAACGCCAGCTTCTCCGCCTCCTCGCCCCTTGCCACCACCAATTTCGCCACCACTTATCCCACCGCCACCACCACCACACGTCGCTCCACCGCCGCCTCCCTCACCAATCCCCCACCACACCGTCATCATCATTGTGTTCGCCTCTCTCGGCAGCATGCTCTTCCTCGCATTCCTCGTAGCAGCCCTCTGCTGTTccctcaagaagaagaagaaggagatggcTCAAGAGACAGAAGTTGTGAACGTCGAGGACAACATCCACGTCCACGAAACCATCATCCCAGGCCCCCATGGCCAACAAGTGGTGGCCATGTCGGTCGACGAAGATATAAAAGTTCAGGAAGTGATGAAGAAGAACGAATTGGTCGAAGAAGCCTCGGGCACCAAGCTAGGGTTGCAGCCACCTCAAACAAGCGATGGAGATGCTGCAGTTCCTATTGGCTCCAAGCACCACCACCTTCTTGAGCACAAGGGCTAG
- the LOC103717181 gene encoding UDP-glucuronate:xylan alpha-glucuronosyltransferase 1-like isoform X2 encodes MLVMIICGTILTLLHSSAVHNERLLQSISRPGLLDLGWIWDRVTLDSRYISHLDVNWSQISKIIEQVAGMRGNLKVGLLNFNTTEVSYWQHILPWENTSVVHLDYANSNLTWEVLYPEWIDEEEEFEVPVCPSLPAPEVPQGSQFDLVAVKLPCNKSGSWSRDVARLHLQLAAAKLASASVESQDRVHVLLVTDCFPIPNLFTCKDLVKREENVWLYRPNLKTLKEKLRLPVGSCELAVPLKAKEQPYSKTGLREAYATVLHSADVYVCGAITAAQSIRLTGSTRDLVILVDETISNHHRSGLEAAGWKVRTIQRIRNPKAQRDAYNEWNYSKFRLWQLTDYDKIIFIDADMIILRNIDFLFTMPEITATENNATLFNSGVMVIEPSNCTFQLLMEHINEIESYNGGDQGYLNEIFTWWHRMPKHLNFLKYFWGDKSMRVKKTQLIGADPPVIYVLHYLGLKPWLCFRDYDCNWNYVGLPMFASDVAHARWWKVHDMMPENLQSFCLLNSMRKAVLEQDRRQAEKASNPDGHWKRNISDPRLKICFEEFCSWESILSSL; translated from the exons ATGTTGGTTATGATTATTTGTGGCACAATTTTAACACTTCTGCACTCTTCAGCAGTGCATAATGAGCGTCTCCTGCAGTCTATTTCTCG GCCTGGACTTCTAGATCTTGGGTGGATATGGGACAGAGTGACTTTGGATTCCAGATACATATCACATTTGGATGTCAACTGGTcacaaatatcaaaaattaTAGAACAAGTGGCTGGCATGAGAGGAAATCTCAAAGTCGGCTTACTGAATTTCAACACTACTGAGGTCAGCTACTGGCAGCATATTTTACCATGGGAAAACACTTCTGTTGTACATCTAGATTATGCCAACAGCAATCTTACTTGGGAGGTTCTTTACCCTGAATGGAttgatgaggaagaagaatttgAAGTGCCTGTTTGTCCATCTCTTCCTGCACCGGAAGTTCCTCAAGGGTCACAGTTTGACCTTGTTGCAGTCAAGCTTCCTTGTAACAAGTCAGGGAGCTGGTCAAGAGACGTTGCAAGGTTGCATTTGCAGCTCGCTGCAGCGAAACTTGCTTCGGCTTCTGTGGAAAGCCAGGATCGGGTTCATGTTCTTTTGGTAACTGATTGCTTCCCAATTCCAAATCTCTTCACTTGCAAAGACCTTGTCAAACGGGAAGAAAATGTTTGGCTGTATAGGCCTAACTTAAAAACACTGAAGGAAAAGCTTCGGCTTCCGGTTGGATCATGTGAACTTGCTGTGCCGCTCAAAGCAAAAG AACAGCCATACTCGAAGACCGGACTCCGAGAAGCCTATGCCACAGTACTTCACTCTGCAGATGTATATGTATGTGGTGCAATAACTGCAGCTCAAAGCATACGTCTAACAGGATCCACAAGGGACCTTGTAATACTAGTTGATGAAACAATAAGCAACCATCACCGAAGTGGCCTTGAAGCTGCAGGGTGGAAGGTCAGAACGATCCAAAGGATCCGCAACCCAAAGGCCCAGCGTGATGCCTACAATGAATGGAACTACAGCAAGTTCCGGCTCTGGCAGCTTACAGACTACGACAAGATTATATTCATTGATGCTGACATGATCATCCTAAGAAACATTGATTTCCTATTCACGATGCCAGAAATAACTGCCACTGAAAACAATGCAACTCTCTTCAACTCTGGCGTGATGGTCATCGAGCCTTCAAATTGCACGTTCCAGTTGTTAATGGAACACATCAATGAGATAGAATCCTATAATGGTGGAGACCAGGGTTACTTGAATGAGATCTTTACATGGTGGCACCGTATGCCGAAGCACCTGAACTTCTTGAAGTACTTTTGGGGGGATAAGAGCATGAGAGTTAAAAAGACTCAGTTGATTGGGGCCGACCCACCGGTTATCTATGTTCTTCACTACTTGGGGCTGAAACCATGGCTATGCTTCCGTGACTATGATTGCAACTGGAATTATGTCGGACTTCCGATGTTTGCAAGTGATGTAGCGCATGCAAGGTGGTGGAAAGTGCATGACATGATGCCAGAGAACCTGCAATCCTTCTGTCTTCTTAACTCTATGCGGAAAGCAGTCTTGGAACAGGATCGGAGGCAGGCTGAGAAGGCAAGCAATCCTGATGGACACTGGAAGCGGAATATAAGTGATCCAAGACTAAAAATCTGCTTTGAGGAGTTCTGCTCTTGGGAGAGCATTCTATCTAGTTTATAA
- the LOC103717181 gene encoding UDP-glucuronate:xylan alpha-glucuronosyltransferase 1-like isoform X1, which translates to MDASPGNLVALHMSVETNDNASKRARRSRAFKVVDKFNFLIPERSSSCKFHSLKLMLVMIICGTILTLLHSSAVHNERLLQSISRPGLLDLGWIWDRVTLDSRYISHLDVNWSQISKIIEQVAGMRGNLKVGLLNFNTTEVSYWQHILPWENTSVVHLDYANSNLTWEVLYPEWIDEEEEFEVPVCPSLPAPEVPQGSQFDLVAVKLPCNKSGSWSRDVARLHLQLAAAKLASASVESQDRVHVLLVTDCFPIPNLFTCKDLVKREENVWLYRPNLKTLKEKLRLPVGSCELAVPLKAKEQPYSKTGLREAYATVLHSADVYVCGAITAAQSIRLTGSTRDLVILVDETISNHHRSGLEAAGWKVRTIQRIRNPKAQRDAYNEWNYSKFRLWQLTDYDKIIFIDADMIILRNIDFLFTMPEITATENNATLFNSGVMVIEPSNCTFQLLMEHINEIESYNGGDQGYLNEIFTWWHRMPKHLNFLKYFWGDKSMRVKKTQLIGADPPVIYVLHYLGLKPWLCFRDYDCNWNYVGLPMFASDVAHARWWKVHDMMPENLQSFCLLNSMRKAVLEQDRRQAEKASNPDGHWKRNISDPRLKICFEEFCSWESILSSL; encoded by the exons TGataatgcaagcaaaagagccCGACGAAGCAGAGCTTTTAAAGTAGTAGATAAGTTCAACTTCCTTATTCCAGAAAGGAGTTCAAGCTGCAAGTTTCATTCTTTGAAACTTATGTTGGTTATGATTATTTGTGGCACAATTTTAACACTTCTGCACTCTTCAGCAGTGCATAATGAGCGTCTCCTGCAGTCTATTTCTCG GCCTGGACTTCTAGATCTTGGGTGGATATGGGACAGAGTGACTTTGGATTCCAGATACATATCACATTTGGATGTCAACTGGTcacaaatatcaaaaattaTAGAACAAGTGGCTGGCATGAGAGGAAATCTCAAAGTCGGCTTACTGAATTTCAACACTACTGAGGTCAGCTACTGGCAGCATATTTTACCATGGGAAAACACTTCTGTTGTACATCTAGATTATGCCAACAGCAATCTTACTTGGGAGGTTCTTTACCCTGAATGGAttgatgaggaagaagaatttgAAGTGCCTGTTTGTCCATCTCTTCCTGCACCGGAAGTTCCTCAAGGGTCACAGTTTGACCTTGTTGCAGTCAAGCTTCCTTGTAACAAGTCAGGGAGCTGGTCAAGAGACGTTGCAAGGTTGCATTTGCAGCTCGCTGCAGCGAAACTTGCTTCGGCTTCTGTGGAAAGCCAGGATCGGGTTCATGTTCTTTTGGTAACTGATTGCTTCCCAATTCCAAATCTCTTCACTTGCAAAGACCTTGTCAAACGGGAAGAAAATGTTTGGCTGTATAGGCCTAACTTAAAAACACTGAAGGAAAAGCTTCGGCTTCCGGTTGGATCATGTGAACTTGCTGTGCCGCTCAAAGCAAAAG AACAGCCATACTCGAAGACCGGACTCCGAGAAGCCTATGCCACAGTACTTCACTCTGCAGATGTATATGTATGTGGTGCAATAACTGCAGCTCAAAGCATACGTCTAACAGGATCCACAAGGGACCTTGTAATACTAGTTGATGAAACAATAAGCAACCATCACCGAAGTGGCCTTGAAGCTGCAGGGTGGAAGGTCAGAACGATCCAAAGGATCCGCAACCCAAAGGCCCAGCGTGATGCCTACAATGAATGGAACTACAGCAAGTTCCGGCTCTGGCAGCTTACAGACTACGACAAGATTATATTCATTGATGCTGACATGATCATCCTAAGAAACATTGATTTCCTATTCACGATGCCAGAAATAACTGCCACTGAAAACAATGCAACTCTCTTCAACTCTGGCGTGATGGTCATCGAGCCTTCAAATTGCACGTTCCAGTTGTTAATGGAACACATCAATGAGATAGAATCCTATAATGGTGGAGACCAGGGTTACTTGAATGAGATCTTTACATGGTGGCACCGTATGCCGAAGCACCTGAACTTCTTGAAGTACTTTTGGGGGGATAAGAGCATGAGAGTTAAAAAGACTCAGTTGATTGGGGCCGACCCACCGGTTATCTATGTTCTTCACTACTTGGGGCTGAAACCATGGCTATGCTTCCGTGACTATGATTGCAACTGGAATTATGTCGGACTTCCGATGTTTGCAAGTGATGTAGCGCATGCAAGGTGGTGGAAAGTGCATGACATGATGCCAGAGAACCTGCAATCCTTCTGTCTTCTTAACTCTATGCGGAAAGCAGTCTTGGAACAGGATCGGAGGCAGGCTGAGAAGGCAAGCAATCCTGATGGACACTGGAAGCGGAATATAAGTGATCCAAGACTAAAAATCTGCTTTGAGGAGTTCTGCTCTTGGGAGAGCATTCTATCTAGTTTATAA